Proteins encoded together in one Cryptosporangium aurantiacum window:
- the dusB gene encoding tRNA dihydrouridine synthase DusB, with the protein MSSALTAARPLTVGPHLVDPPVVLAPMAGITNVAFRRLCREHGAGLYVSEMITTRALVERNQKTMNLITFSPDEQPRSIQLYGVDPDIVGRAVEMVVQENLADHVDLNFGCPVPKVTRRGGGSALPFRRKLFAKIVERAVRATRGTDVPVTVKLRIGIDENHVTFRDAGRAAEDAGVAAVALHGRTAAQFYGGRANWEPIAELAATLQVPVLGNGDIWEADDAVRMVAETGCAGVVVGRGCLGRPWLFADLAAAFAGRPERVRPRLGEVAVTMRRHAELLAEWMGEDRGLPDFRKHVAWYLKGYPVGSTLRREMGMVSSLAELDDLLARLDPAAPFPAAEVGEPRGRTTGARRVVLPEGWLDDPDALTTPTDAELDVSGG; encoded by the coding sequence GTGTCTTCTGCTCTGACCGCCGCTCGTCCGCTCACCGTCGGCCCGCACCTCGTCGACCCGCCGGTGGTGCTGGCGCCGATGGCCGGGATCACGAACGTCGCGTTCCGCCGGCTCTGCCGCGAGCACGGCGCCGGGCTCTACGTCAGCGAGATGATCACGACCCGGGCGCTGGTCGAGCGCAACCAGAAGACGATGAACCTGATCACGTTCTCGCCGGACGAGCAGCCCCGCTCGATCCAGCTCTACGGCGTCGACCCGGACATCGTCGGGCGGGCCGTCGAGATGGTCGTGCAGGAAAACCTGGCCGACCACGTCGACCTGAACTTCGGCTGCCCGGTGCCCAAGGTGACCCGCCGTGGGGGCGGCTCGGCGCTGCCGTTCCGGCGCAAACTGTTCGCAAAGATCGTGGAGCGGGCGGTTCGGGCCACTCGAGGCACCGACGTGCCGGTCACCGTGAAGCTGCGCATCGGCATCGACGAGAACCACGTCACGTTCCGCGACGCTGGACGCGCGGCCGAGGACGCCGGGGTGGCCGCGGTCGCGCTGCACGGCCGCACCGCCGCGCAGTTCTACGGCGGCCGCGCGAACTGGGAGCCGATCGCGGAGCTGGCGGCGACACTGCAGGTGCCGGTGCTGGGGAACGGCGATATCTGGGAGGCCGACGACGCGGTCCGCATGGTGGCCGAGACCGGCTGCGCCGGCGTGGTCGTCGGACGGGGCTGCCTGGGCCGCCCGTGGTTGTTCGCGGACTTGGCGGCGGCGTTCGCCGGGCGTCCGGAGCGGGTGCGCCCCCGCCTGGGCGAGGTCGCGGTGACGATGCGACGGCACGCGGAGTTGCTGGCGGAGTGGATGGGGGAGGACCGCGGTTTGCCGGACTTCCGCAAACACGTCGCCTGGTACCTGAAGGGTTATCCGGTCGGGTCGACGCTGCGCCGGGAGATGGGCATGGTGAGCAGCCTGGCCGAGCTCGACGACCTGCTGGCGCGTCTCGATCCGGCGGCACCGTTCCCGGCAGCGGAGGTCGGCGAGCCCCGCGGACGCACCACCGGCGCCCGGCGCGTGGTGCTGCCCGAGGGATGGCTCGACGACCCCGACGCGCTCACCACGCCCACCGACGCCGAACTAGACGTCTCCGGCGGGTAG